The Bacteroides acidifaciens genome includes a region encoding these proteins:
- the nifJ gene encoding pyruvate:ferredoxin (flavodoxin) oxidoreductase — protein MTKQKKFITCDGNQAAAHISYMFSEVAAIYPITPSSTMAEYVDEWSAAGRKNIFGETVLVQEMQSEGGAAGAVHGSLQAGALTTTYTASQGLLLMIPNMYKIAGEFLPCVFHVSARTLASHALCIFGDHQDVMSARQTGFAMLAEGSVQEVMDLAGVAHLATIKSRVPFMNFFDGFRTSHEIQKIEMLENDDLAPLIDQEALAEFRARALNPMKPVARGMAENPDHFFQHRESCNNYYEAVPAIVEEYMNEISKITGRKYGLFDYYGAEDAERVIIAMGSVTEAAREAIDYLVANGEKVGMVAVHLYRPFSAKHFLAAVPKTAKAIAVLDRTKEPGANGEPLYLDVKDCFYGAENAPVIVGGRYGLGSKDTTPAQILSVFENLAMPMPKNHFTIGIVDDVTFTSLPQKEEIALGGEGMFEAKFYGLGADGTVGANKNSVKIIGDNTDKHCQAYFSYDSKKSGGFTCSHLRFGDTPIRSTYLVNTPNFVACHVQAYLHMYDVTRGLRKNGSFLLNTIWEGEELAKNLPNKVKKYFAQNNISVYYINATQIAQEIGLGNRTNTILQSAFFRITGVIPVDQAVEQMKKFIVKSYGKKGEDVVNKNYAAVDRGGEYKTLAVDPAWANLPDDAKAENNDPAFINEVVRPINAQDGDLLPVSAFKGIEDGTWYQGTAKYEKRGVAAFVPEWNPENCIQCNKCAYVCPHASIRPFVLDAEEQKGAKFEQLKAVGKVFDGMTFRIQVDVLDCLGCGNCADICPGNPKKGGKALTMKHLESQLAEADNWTYCTENVKTKQHLVDIKSNVKNSQFATPLFEFSGACSGCGETPYVKLISQLFGDREMVANATGCSSIYSGSVPSTPYTTNENGHGPAWANSLFEDFCEFGLGMELANEKMRARLVKVMNEAIAADCTPAEAKELFAEWINNMLDADKTKELAAKIIPMVEANKDKCNHCKQIAELQQYLVKRSQWIIGGDGASYDIGYGGLDHVIASGKDVNILVLDTEVYSNTGGQSSKSTPVGAIAKFAAAGKRVRKKDLGLMATTYGYVYVAQIAMGADQAQTLKAIREAEAYPGPSLIIAYAPCINHGLKAGMGKSQEEEEKAVKCGYWHLWRYNPALEEEGKNPFQLDSKEPNWEDFQGFLKGEVRYASVMKQYPAEAEELFKAAEENAKWRYNSYKRLARENWGAE, from the coding sequence ATGACTAAACAGAAGAAATTCATCACTTGTGATGGTAACCAAGCTGCAGCACATATCTCGTATATGTTCTCTGAAGTAGCAGCTATCTATCCCATCACTCCTTCTTCGACTATGGCTGAGTACGTAGACGAATGGTCTGCCGCAGGACGTAAGAACATCTTCGGCGAAACAGTATTGGTACAGGAAATGCAATCTGAAGGTGGTGCTGCCGGTGCAGTTCACGGTTCTCTTCAGGCTGGTGCGTTGACTACTACTTACACTGCTTCTCAGGGTCTTCTCCTGATGATTCCTAACATGTACAAAATTGCCGGTGAGTTCTTGCCTTGCGTATTCCATGTATCTGCTCGTACATTGGCTTCTCACGCATTGTGTATCTTCGGTGACCACCAAGACGTAATGTCAGCTCGTCAGACTGGTTTTGCGATGTTGGCTGAAGGCTCTGTACAGGAAGTTATGGATTTGGCTGGTGTTGCTCACTTGGCTACCATCAAATCTCGCGTTCCGTTCATGAACTTCTTCGATGGTTTCCGTACATCTCACGAAATCCAGAAGATTGAAATGTTGGAAAATGATGATCTTGCTCCGCTGATCGACCAGGAAGCTTTGGCTGAATTCCGTGCCCGCGCACTGAACCCGATGAAACCGGTAGCTCGTGGTATGGCTGAAAATCCTGACCATTTCTTCCAACATCGTGAATCATGCAACAACTACTATGAAGCAGTTCCTGCTATCGTAGAAGAATACATGAATGAAATTTCTAAGATCACAGGTCGTAAATACGGTTTGTTCGATTACTATGGTGCAGAAGATGCAGAACGCGTAATTATCGCTATGGGTTCTGTAACAGAAGCTGCCCGCGAAGCTATCGACTACCTGGTAGCAAACGGCGAAAAAGTGGGTATGGTTGCCGTACACCTGTATCGTCCGTTCTCTGCTAAACACTTCCTGGCTGCTGTACCTAAGACTGCTAAGGCTATCGCAGTTCTTGACCGTACTAAAGAACCGGGTGCTAACGGCGAACCTCTTTACCTTGACGTTAAAGACTGCTTCTACGGTGCAGAAAATGCTCCGGTTATCGTTGGCGGTCGTTACGGTTTGGGTTCAAAAGATACTACTCCTGCTCAAATCCTTTCAGTATTCGAAAACCTGGCTATGCCAATGCCGAAGAACCACTTCACTATCGGTATCGTAGACGACGTTACTTTCACTTCTCTTCCTCAAAAAGAAGAAATCGCTTTAGGCGGCGAAGGTATGTTCGAAGCTAAATTCTACGGTTTGGGTGCTGACGGTACAGTAGGTGCTAACAAGAACTCTGTAAAGATTATCGGTGACAACACTGACAAACACTGCCAAGCTTACTTCTCATACGACTCTAAGAAGTCAGGTGGTTTCACTTGTTCTCACTTGCGTTTCGGTGATACTCCGATCCGTTCTACTTACTTGGTAAATACTCCGAATTTCGTTGCTTGTCACGTTCAGGCTTACCTGCACATGTACGATGTAACCCGCGGTTTGCGTAAGAACGGTTCTTTCTTGCTGAACACTATCTGGGAAGGCGAAGAACTGGCTAAGAACCTGCCTAACAAGGTGAAGAAATACTTCGCGCAGAACAACATTTCCGTATACTATATCAACGCAACTCAGATTGCACAGGAAATCGGTTTGGGCAACCGTACCAACACGATCCTTCAATCTGCATTCTTCCGTATCACAGGCGTTATTCCTGTAGACCAAGCTGTTGAACAGATGAAGAAATTCATCGTTAAGTCTTACGGCAAGAAGGGTGAAGACGTTGTTAACAAAAACTATGCTGCCGTTGACCGTGGTGGTGAATACAAGACTTTGGCTGTTGATCCTGCTTGGGCTAACCTGCCGGATGACGCAAAAGCTGAAAACAACGATCCTGCATTCATCAACGAAGTAGTTCGTCCGATCAATGCACAAGACGGTGACTTGTTGCCAGTATCTGCATTCAAGGGTATCGAAGATGGTACTTGGTATCAAGGTACTGCTAAATACGAAAAACGTGGTGTAGCTGCCTTCGTTCCTGAATGGAATCCGGAAAACTGTATCCAGTGTAACAAGTGTGCATACGTTTGTCCTCACGCTTCTATCCGTCCGTTCGTACTCGATGCTGAAGAGCAGAAGGGTGCTAAGTTCGAACAACTGAAAGCGGTAGGTAAAGTATTCGATGGTATGACATTCCGTATTCAGGTGGACGTTCTCGACTGTCTGGGTTGCGGTAACTGTGCCGACATCTGTCCGGGTAATCCGAAGAAGGGTGGCAAAGCATTGACAATGAAACACCTCGAAAGCCAATTGGCTGAAGCTGACAACTGGACTTACTGTACTGAAAACGTGAAGACTAAACAACATCTTGTTGACATTAAGTCTAACGTGAAGAACTCACAGTTCGCTACTCCGTTGTTTGAGTTCTCCGGCGCTTGCTCCGGTTGTGGTGAAACTCCGTACGTGAAATTGATTTCTCAATTGTTCGGTGACCGTGAAATGGTTGCTAACGCTACCGGATGTTCTTCTATCTACTCTGGTTCTGTTCCTTCTACTCCGTATACTACAAACGAAAACGGACACGGTCCTGCTTGGGCTAACTCACTGTTCGAAGACTTCTGTGAATTCGGTTTGGGTATGGAATTGGCTAACGAAAAGATGCGTGCTCGTCTCGTGAAAGTGATGAACGAGGCTATTGCTGCTGACTGCACTCCTGCTGAAGCTAAAGAATTGTTCGCAGAATGGATCAACAATATGTTGGATGCAGACAAGACTAAGGAATTGGCAGCTAAGATCATCCCGATGGTTGAAGCTAACAAGGATAAATGCAACCACTGCAAACAAATCGCTGAACTGCAACAATATCTTGTAAAACGCAGCCAGTGGATTATCGGTGGTGACGGTGCTTCTTACGATATCGGTTACGGTGGTCTTGACCATGTAATCGCTTCCGGTAAGGACGTTAACATCCTTGTTCTGGATACTGAGGTTTACTCTAACACAGGTGGTCAGTCTTCTAAATCTACTCCGGTAGGTGCTATCGCTAAGTTTGCTGCTGCTGGTAAGCGCGTACGTAAGAAAGACCTCGGTCTGATGGCTACTACTTACGGTTATGTATATGTTGCACAGATCGCTATGGGTGCTGACCAAGCTCAAACTCTGAAAGCTATCCGTGAAGCTGAAGCATATCCTGGGCCATCTTTGATTATCGCTTACGCTCCATGTATCAACCACGGTCTGAAAGCCGGTATGGGTAAGAGCCAAGAAGAAGAAGAAAAAGCTGTTAAGTGCGGTTACTGGCACTTGTGGCGTTACAACCCGGCTTTGGAAGAAGAAGGCAAGAACCCATTCCAATTGGATAGCAAAGAACCGAACTGGGAAGATTTCCAAGGTTTCTTGAAGGGTGAAGTTCGTTACGCTTCTGTAATGAAACAATATCCTGCTGAAGCTGAAGAACTGTTCAAAGCTGCTGAAGAAAACGCTAAATGGCGTTACAACAGCTACAAACGTTTGGCTAGAGAAAACTGGGGTGCTGAATAA
- a CDS encoding ATP-binding protein, protein MESFYRTHAYLVEHTNAPVRRDLMDEIDWSDRLIGIKGTRGVGKTTFLLQYAKEKFGTDRSCLFINMNNFYFSGHSIVDFANEFQKRGGKVLLIDQVFKHPEWSKELRMCYDRFPNLKIVFTGSSVMRLKEENLELRDIAKSYNLRGFSFREFLNLQTGMKFRAYSLEEILSTHEQIAKGVLSKVRPLDYFQDYLHHGFYPFFLEKRNFSENLLKTMNMMVEVDILLIKQIELKYLSKIKKLLYLLAVDGPKAPNVSQLASDIQTSRATVMNYIKYLADARLINLVYPKGEEFPKKPSKIMMHNSNLMYSIYPVKVEEQDVLDTFFANSLWKDHKVHKGDKNVSFMVDEVMPFKICQEGAKIKNNPNVTYALHKAEIGRGNQIPLWMFGFLY, encoded by the coding sequence ATGGAATCATTCTACCGCACACACGCCTACCTAGTTGAGCACACTAATGCCCCCGTTCGCCGCGACCTTATGGACGAGATTGACTGGAGCGACCGCTTGATTGGTATCAAAGGGACACGTGGCGTAGGAAAAACCACCTTCCTTCTCCAGTACGCCAAAGAGAAATTCGGAACAGACCGTTCATGCCTGTTCATCAACATGAACAACTTCTATTTCTCAGGACATAGCATCGTAGATTTCGCCAACGAATTTCAGAAACGTGGCGGAAAAGTATTGTTGATCGACCAGGTGTTCAAACATCCGGAATGGAGCAAAGAGTTACGCATGTGTTACGACCGTTTTCCTAATCTGAAAATTGTCTTTACCGGCTCGTCCGTGATGCGACTGAAAGAAGAAAATCTCGAACTGCGTGATATCGCAAAGAGCTATAACCTGCGCGGATTCTCTTTCCGTGAATTCCTGAACTTGCAGACAGGCATGAAATTCCGGGCATACAGCCTCGAAGAAATTCTTAGCACTCACGAACAGATTGCCAAAGGAGTACTCTCCAAAGTTCGTCCGCTTGACTATTTTCAGGATTACCTGCACCACGGATTCTATCCGTTCTTCCTCGAAAAACGTAACTTTTCGGAGAATCTGCTGAAGACGATGAACATGATGGTGGAAGTAGATATCCTGCTCATCAAACAAATTGAACTGAAATATCTTTCAAAGATAAAAAAATTACTATATTTGCTCGCTGTCGACGGCCCGAAGGCTCCAAATGTAAGCCAACTGGCAAGCGACATACAGACATCCCGCGCTACGGTAATGAACTATATCAAGTATCTGGCAGACGCACGGCTCATTAATCTGGTTTATCCCAAAGGGGAAGAATTCCCTAAAAAACCTTCGAAAATAATGATGCACAACTCCAACCTGATGTATTCCATCTATCCGGTGAAAGTGGAAGAGCAGGATGTGCTCGACACATTTTTTGCAAATTCTTTATGGAAAGACCATAAGGTACATAAAGGGGATAAAAACGTCTCTTTTATGGTAGACGAAGTAATGCCGTTCAAAATTTGCCAGGAAGGCGCAAAGATCAAGAACAATCCGAATGTAACGTATGCGTTGCATAAGGCTGAAATAGGTCGGGGCAACCAGATACCTCTCTGGATGTTCGGCTTTTTATATTAA
- a CDS encoding ATP-binding protein, translating into MNDLLRKLPIGIQTFEKLRKGDYLYVDKTELVWKIAYTSTPYFLSRPRRFGKSLLLSTFEAYFEGKKELFEGLAIEKLETKWEKHPVLHLDLNAEKYDSPERLYDILSRQLTLWEIQYGKGMDENTLSGRFSGIIRRAYEQTGNSVVVLVDEYDKPLLQALGNDGLLDDYRKTLKAFYGVLKSTDRYLRFVFLTGVTKFAQVSVFSDLNQLQDITLWPDYGTLCGITLQELLDTFQPEIKILATNNSISYDEAVLRMTRLYDGYHFCINSVGIFNPFSVLNVLKSKVFDNYWFQTGTPTFLVEMLQETEYDLRTLLDGIEAPSSMFSEYRVDSKNPIPLIYQSGYLTIKAYDERFRNYLLEFPNDEVRYGFMDFLVPFYTGVKNNDQGFYIGKFVNELESGDYDAFLTRLQAFFADFNYELNEQTERHYQVVFYIVFKLMGQFTDAEVRSARGRADAVVKTPKYIYVFEFKLHDTAEAALKQIDNKGYLIPYQADGREVIKIGVEFSAEKRNINRWLV; encoded by the coding sequence ATGAATGACCTGCTTCGCAAACTCCCCATTGGGATACAGACTTTTGAGAAACTTCGCAAGGGTGATTATCTATATGTAGATAAGACAGAACTTGTGTGGAAAATAGCTTATACATCTACTCCTTACTTTCTGAGCCGTCCACGCCGTTTCGGTAAAAGTCTTCTCCTATCTACCTTTGAAGCCTACTTTGAAGGAAAGAAAGAACTCTTCGAAGGACTTGCCATCGAAAAGCTGGAAACGAAATGGGAAAAGCATCCTGTGCTACATCTGGATTTGAACGCAGAAAAGTATGACTCCCCGGAAAGACTTTATGATATTCTTAGCCGTCAACTTACCCTATGGGAGATTCAGTATGGCAAAGGAATGGATGAAAATACTCTTTCCGGCCGCTTCTCCGGCATCATCCGCCGTGCCTACGAGCAAACAGGCAACAGCGTTGTGGTTTTGGTAGACGAATATGACAAACCGTTACTTCAAGCCCTAGGTAATGACGGCCTATTGGATGACTACCGTAAAACTCTGAAAGCCTTTTATGGAGTATTGAAAAGCACTGACCGCTACCTGCGTTTTGTTTTCCTCACGGGAGTGACGAAATTCGCACAAGTAAGTGTATTCAGTGACCTCAACCAGTTGCAGGACATCACCTTATGGCCCGATTACGGCACTCTTTGCGGCATCACTCTTCAAGAATTATTGGATACTTTCCAACCGGAAATAAAGATACTTGCAACCAATAATTCCATTTCTTATGACGAGGCAGTGTTACGAATGACGCGTCTCTATGACGGCTATCATTTTTGCATCAACTCGGTAGGCATTTTCAACCCGTTCAGTGTACTGAATGTCCTAAAATCAAAAGTGTTCGACAATTACTGGTTCCAAACCGGTACCCCGACTTTTCTCGTCGAGATGCTGCAAGAAACCGAATATGACCTACGTACTTTGCTCGACGGCATCGAAGCACCGTCTTCCATGTTTTCCGAGTATCGGGTAGATTCCAAGAATCCAATTCCGCTGATTTATCAAAGTGGTTATCTGACGATAAAAGCTTATGATGAACGTTTTCGCAACTACCTGTTGGAATTTCCGAACGATGAGGTGCGTTACGGTTTCATGGATTTCCTAGTACCGTTCTACACTGGAGTGAAGAATAACGATCAAGGCTTTTACATCGGCAAGTTCGTCAATGAGTTAGAGAGTGGAGACTACGATGCCTTTCTCACCCGCCTGCAAGCCTTCTTTGCTGATTTCAACTACGAACTGAACGAGCAAACTGAACGCCACTACCAAGTAGTTTTCTATATTGTCTTCAAACTTATGGGACAGTTCACTGATGCCGAAGTGCGCAGCGCCCGCGGTCGTGCAGACGCCGTAGTGAAAACACCTAAATATATCTATGTCTTCGAATTCAAGCTGCATGACACGGCAGAAGCGGCATTGAAGCAGATTGACAATAAAGGCTATCTGATACCGTATCAGGCAGACGGACGTGAAGTGATAAAGATCGGGGTGGAGTTCAGTGCGGAAAAACGCAATATCAATCGCTGGTTAGTGTGA
- the tnpB gene encoding IS66 family insertion sequence element accessory protein TnpB, with protein MCSVLVFSSESDKLRSLLSESNHFDSVLFIFDGGRRYKVSASSLGIHSPQDLLLPLGLGLFRSSPFWAYYLYPQGCNFHKGIDGLCGEVIRHTGSCVSEQSCHVFLDRSRSRLHILYRCDDEYRLEYRRLNRGSFFLKKDERKRDFLQISWNRLNELLTVKKYRKTVEK; from the coding sequence ATGTGTTCTGTATTAGTATTTTCTAGCGAAAGTGATAAACTACGTAGTCTTTTGTCCGAGTCTAACCATTTTGATTCGGTTCTTTTCATATTTGATGGTGGTCGTCGTTATAAAGTTTCGGCTTCCAGCCTTGGTATCCATTCCCCTCAGGACCTACTTCTCCCTTTAGGCCTTGGTCTTTTCCGTAGCAGTCCTTTCTGGGCCTATTACCTTTATCCCCAAGGTTGTAATTTCCATAAAGGCATTGACGGTCTTTGTGGCGAGGTCATCCGGCACACGGGCTCTTGCGTGTCAGAGCAGAGTTGCCATGTTTTTCTTGACCGCTCCCGTAGCAGGTTGCATATCCTTTATCGGTGCGACGACGAATACCGTTTGGAATACCGTCGTCTGAATCGCGGCTCTTTTTTCTTGAAAAAGGACGAACGGAAGAGGGATTTTCTTCAAATTTCCTGGAATCGCCTGAATGAGCTGCTTACTGTTAAAAAGTATCGGAAAACAGTTGAAAAGTAA
- the tnpC gene encoding IS66 family transposase: protein MKEPVITLTLEEYEELRKERERLEKEHAELQRKYESSLREYSRQVEEISACTAVIADLRWKLADLTRRLWGKSSEKRHLPEDAGQLSICFESPSDVNDPVAEEQKTAEKSAKSENGYNRFRKSFTKKITPHARKPIAPSLPREEIIIPMPEGLSLEGAAKLGEEVSEQYAVSPARFYVRRIIRPKYRLADGRIITAPMPVMAHPHSNASESVLSHIATAKYYDHLPLYRQLDIFEREGIHLSPSTVSNWMMAAAQRLEPIYNELRELVKDSYYVMADETPHPVLESDRPGALHRGYMWNFYLPRFHTPFFEYHKGRGSSGIDTLLAGQVRVVQSDGFAVYDEFDTLPGKLHLCCWAHVRRKFVEAEGNDPPRARHALEQIGRLYAVEEKIRIGHLEGGAVVRLRREESYPIIKGLEKWCRQEYEHTVEKSPIAKAIFYMYTRFEQLSGYVNDAQFCIDNNPVERSIRPLTLNRKNTLFSGSHEAAHAAAIFFSLMGCCRENKVNPKLWMQDVLIRVQENEREKKNDYADLLPFNWKG, encoded by the coding sequence GTGAAAGAACCGGTCATTACCCTTACTTTGGAAGAGTACGAAGAGCTGCGCAAGGAACGTGAACGCCTTGAAAAGGAACATGCAGAACTTCAGAGAAAATACGAATCCTCTTTGCGGGAGTATTCCCGCCAGGTCGAAGAAATCTCAGCCTGTACAGCCGTCATTGCCGACCTGAGATGGAAATTGGCTGACTTGACACGCCGTTTATGGGGTAAATCCAGTGAAAAACGCCATCTTCCCGAAGATGCTGGCCAGTTGAGCATCTGTTTTGAGTCTCCGTCCGATGTCAATGACCCGGTAGCGGAAGAACAGAAAACAGCTGAGAAATCTGCCAAATCGGAGAATGGCTACAACCGTTTCCGTAAGAGCTTCACCAAAAAGATTACCCCCCACGCCCGTAAGCCCATCGCCCCGTCCCTTCCCCGTGAAGAGATTATCATTCCCATGCCGGAGGGCCTTTCGTTGGAGGGAGCGGCGAAGCTGGGAGAGGAAGTGAGCGAACAATATGCCGTCAGTCCCGCCCGATTCTATGTGAGACGCATCATCCGCCCTAAATACCGGCTCGCCGACGGTCGTATCATAACTGCTCCCATGCCCGTAATGGCACATCCCCACAGCAATGCGTCGGAAAGTGTACTGTCACACATTGCTACCGCCAAATATTACGACCACCTGCCTCTGTACAGACAACTGGACATCTTTGAGCGTGAAGGCATCCATCTGAGTCCTTCCACTGTAAGTAACTGGATGATGGCTGCCGCACAGCGTCTGGAGCCAATCTATAATGAACTTCGTGAACTGGTCAAGGACAGCTATTACGTCATGGCCGATGAGACGCCCCATCCCGTACTTGAAAGCGACCGGCCCGGTGCTCTTCACCGCGGGTATATGTGGAACTTCTATCTGCCCCGGTTCCATACCCCATTCTTTGAATATCACAAGGGACGTGGCAGCAGCGGAATAGACACGCTGCTGGCAGGACAGGTTCGGGTGGTACAGAGTGACGGCTTTGCAGTATATGACGAGTTCGACACACTACCCGGAAAGTTGCACCTGTGCTGCTGGGCACACGTCAGGCGCAAGTTTGTGGAAGCGGAAGGAAATGACCCTCCCAGAGCAAGGCATGCACTTGAACAAATAGGCAGACTGTATGCTGTGGAGGAGAAAATCAGGATAGGACATCTGGAAGGCGGGGCTGTAGTAAGGCTTCGCCGGGAAGAATCGTACCCTATTATCAAAGGACTGGAAAAATGGTGCAGGCAGGAGTATGAACATACGGTTGAGAAATCGCCTATTGCAAAGGCCATATTCTATATGTACACACGTTTTGAACAACTGTCTGGATATGTCAACGATGCACAGTTCTGCATTGACAATAATCCGGTGGAGCGCTCTATAAGGCCATTGACTTTGAACAGAAAAAACACTCTTTTCTCCGGTTCACATGAAGCGGCACATGCAGCGGCAATATTCTTTTCACTGATGGGATGTTGCAGAGAAAATAAGGTGAACCCAAAACTATGGATGCAGGACGTGTTGATTAGGGTACAGGAGAATGAAAGAGAAAAGAAAAACGACTACGCTGATTTACTGCCATTTAATTGGAAAGGATAA
- a CDS encoding glycoside hydrolase family 10 protein: MRRYIFILSLLFPFLSVAAQPKHEVRAAWLTALYGLDWPRTRALSPQSIRKQKEELVDILDKLKAANFNTVLFQTRTRGDVLYPSSIEPFNSILTGKSGGNPGYDPLAFAIEECHKRGMECHAWMVTIPLGNRKHVASLGSRSVTKRMKDICVPYKNEYFLNPGHPGTKEYLMKLVREVVSRYDIDGVHFDYLRYPENAPLFPDKYDFRRYGKGRTIEQWRRDNISEIVRYIYKGVKAMKPWVKLSASPVGKYRDTSRYPSRGWNAFFTVYQDPQGWLGEGIIDQIYPMMYFQGNSFYPFALDWQEQSNGRQVIPGLGIYFLHPDEGKWTRDEIDRQINFIRNHKMAGEGHYRVKYLMENTQGIYDELAENFYAYPALQPPMPWLDNVPPTAPSELKITHIDNGYTELKWQAATDNDPHNNPMYVIYASNEYPVDTSRPKNIVAQNIRETSYIYAPILPWNAKKHFAVTAVDRYGNESVAIQEGN; this comes from the coding sequence ATGCGTCGATATATTTTCATTCTTTCACTTTTGTTTCCTTTCCTCTCCGTAGCTGCACAGCCCAAGCATGAGGTTCGTGCCGCCTGGCTCACTGCTCTGTATGGTCTTGACTGGCCTCGTACACGTGCTTTAAGTCCTCAAAGTATCCGCAAGCAAAAGGAAGAATTGGTGGATATTCTCGATAAGCTAAAAGCTGCCAACTTCAATACCGTCCTGTTTCAGACACGTACACGCGGGGACGTGTTATATCCCTCGTCTATCGAACCTTTCAACTCTATCCTGACAGGAAAATCCGGTGGAAATCCCGGATATGACCCGCTTGCCTTTGCCATTGAGGAATGTCATAAGCGGGGAATGGAGTGCCACGCCTGGATGGTGACTATCCCATTGGGAAACAGGAAACACGTTGCCTCTCTCGGCAGCCGTTCCGTCACCAAACGGATGAAAGACATTTGTGTACCTTATAAGAATGAGTATTTCCTCAATCCGGGACATCCGGGAACCAAAGAGTATCTGATGAAACTGGTGCGGGAAGTCGTAAGCCGTTATGATATAGACGGAGTGCATTTCGATTATCTGCGTTATCCGGAGAATGCTCCTCTCTTTCCCGACAAGTACGATTTCCGCCGATACGGCAAAGGGCGTACAATAGAGCAATGGCGACGGGACAATATTTCGGAAATCGTACGCTATATATATAAAGGTGTAAAAGCGATGAAACCGTGGGTGAAGCTCAGTGCCAGTCCGGTAGGAAAATACCGGGATACCTCGCGTTACCCTTCCCGTGGGTGGAATGCTTTCTTTACTGTTTATCAAGACCCGCAAGGATGGCTCGGCGAAGGCATCATAGACCAGATATATCCGATGATGTATTTCCAGGGAAACAGTTTCTATCCTTTTGCCCTCGACTGGCAGGAACAAAGCAACGGACGGCAAGTGATTCCGGGACTCGGCATCTATTTCCTTCATCCCGACGAAGGTAAATGGACACGTGATGAGATAGACCGCCAAATAAACTTCATCCGCAATCATAAAATGGCTGGTGAAGGACACTACCGTGTGAAATATCTCATGGAAAACACACAAGGCATTTATGATGAACTGGCCGAAAACTTCTACGCATATCCGGCTTTACAGCCTCCCATGCCCTGGCTGGACAATGTTCCGCCTACGGCTCCATCCGAACTGAAAATAACCCATATCGACAATGGATACACAGAATTAAAATGGCAGGCTGCTACGGATAATGATCCGCATAATAATCCGATGTACGTTATTTATGCTTCCAATGAGTATCCAGTAGATACCAGCCGGCCAAAAAATATCGTAGCACAGAATATCAGGGAGACAAGTTATATCTACGCCCCTATCCTGCCTTGGAATGCTAAAAAACATTTCGCTGTTACAGCTGTAGACCGTTACGGAAATGAAAGCGTAGCGATACAAGAAGGAAACTAG